One genomic window of Flavobacteriales bacterium includes the following:
- a CDS encoding TonB-dependent receptor plug domain-containing protein, whose translation MRRGFLALLGLLVAYGWSAQQITVKDLVSNAPIEGAVIFSEARTAFLKSDSKGRVDITALLPCDSILITHVAYESQAVSTSLLKRSPFTVTMMPTVIQMPTFELKAARESFFESPKQMVTLSEKAMETTQPRTTADLLERSGEVFVQRSQLGGGSPVLRGFEANRILLMVDGVRLNNAIYRSGHLQNAITVDPYLLERTEVIFGPGSLIYGSDALGGVIHFRSRRPKTLPYSRKKTSLRFAQKMSTATEESASHLDFEYSGDRLASLSSFTLTRFGKLRMGENRLHGDAEWG comes from the coding sequence ATGAGAAGAGGATTCTTGGCCCTGCTAGGGCTGCTTGTCGCATATGGGTGGTCCGCCCAGCAGATCACAGTCAAAGACCTCGTGTCCAATGCCCCCATTGAAGGAGCGGTCATCTTCTCAGAAGCCCGTACTGCCTTCTTGAAATCAGACAGCAAAGGTCGGGTAGATATCACCGCTCTACTTCCTTGTGACTCTATCTTGATAACCCACGTAGCCTACGAATCGCAGGCCGTTTCCACCTCGCTTCTCAAGAGAAGCCCATTTACCGTGACTATGATGCCCACGGTCATCCAGATGCCCACCTTCGAGTTGAAGGCGGCCAGAGAATCCTTTTTCGAAAGCCCCAAGCAGATGGTCACCCTTTCAGAGAAGGCCATGGAGACGACCCAACCGCGCACTACTGCTGACCTACTGGAACGGAGCGGGGAGGTCTTTGTCCAAAGAAGCCAATTGGGAGGGGGAAGCCCGGTCTTGAGGGGATTCGAGGCCAACCGCATCCTCTTGATGGTCGATGGAGTGCGACTCAACAACGCCATCTACCGGAGCGGGCATCTCCAGAATGCCATTACAGTCGACCCCTATCTGCTGGAGCGAACAGAGGTGATTTTCGGCCCGGGCTCGTTGATCTACGGGAGTGATGCTCTGGGTGGAGTCATTCACTTCAGGTCCAGAAGACCCAAGACCCTGCCCTACAGTAGGAAGAAGACATCCCTCCGCTTTGCCCAGAAGATGAGCACCGCCACCGAGGAGAGTGCCAGTCATCTCGACTTCGAGTATTCAGGCGATAGATTGGCATCCTTGTCCTCATTCACCTTGACACGATTCGGCAAACTACGTATGGGCGAGAACAGACTCCATGGGGATGCAGAGTGGGGAC